A region of Diadema setosum chromosome 15, eeDiaSeto1, whole genome shotgun sequence DNA encodes the following proteins:
- the LOC140239238 gene encoding echinoidin-like, with protein sequence MSRKLFLLCFALTVGLFMPKLPGSSAGACGCPPMWTAFQGMCYRYFSVASVTWEEAERQCQSFTKPCWDEGATTGQLGHLVSIHSQEEMDFLITLFDSIRNKRFSSKYLAWIGLNDKANEGSFVWSDGSDFNYTFWSADQPNNYNDAQDCVNFGLEFDFMWNDSGCEPAGDWIVEGYFCKLGQWV encoded by the exons ATGTCTCGAAAACTGTTTCTGCTTTGCTTTGCCCTCACTGTCGGTTTGTTCATGCCGAAGCTCCCGGGCTCCAGTGCAGGGGCGTGCGGCTGCCCTCCGATGTGGACTGCTTTCCAAGGCATGTGCTACAG GTACTTTTCAGTAGCAAGTGTGACGTGGGAGGAGGCCGAAAGACAGTGCCAGTCATTTACGAAACCATGCTGGGACGAGGGCGCCACCACCGGTCAGCTAGGTCACCTTGTGTCCATTCACTCCCAGGAGGAGATGGATTTCCTCATCACTCTCTTCGACTCCATACGAAACAAACGG TTTTCCAGTAAATACCTGGCCTGGATTGGACTGAATGATAAAGCCAATGAGGGTTCCTTCGTTTGGAGTGACGGTTCGGATTTTAATTACACCTTCTGGAGCGCAGACCAACCAAACAACTATAATGATGCGCAGGACTGCGTGAATTTTGGCCTAGAATTTGATTTTATGTGGAACGATTCTGGCTGTGAACCTGCTGGTGATTGGATCGTTGAAGGTTATTTCTGCAAGCTAGGACAATGGGTTTAA
- the LOC140238989 gene encoding echinoidin-like produces the protein MPAVMSRKLFLLCFAVTVGLILTNLPGSSAGACCCPPMWTAFQGTCYRYFSGQRLTWQEAETQCQLFTTQCWDKNATTSQLGHLVSIHSQAEMDFLIALFESVRNKRVTGRQMVWIGLNDLATEGTFVWSDGSDVDYTPWHTDQPNDYGNAQDCVEFGVEYTYKWNDLRCDPIDVWIVDDYVCKMG, from the exons ATGCCTGCAGTCATGTCTCGTAAACTGTTTCTGCTTTGTTTCGCCGTCACTGTCGGTTTGATTTTGACAAACCTCCCGGGCTCCAGTGCAGGGGCGTGCTGCTGCCCTCCGATGTGGACTGCTTTCCAAGGCACGTGCTACAG GTACTTTTCAGGACAACGTTTGACGTGGCAGGAGGCCGAAACACAATGCCAGTTGTTTACGACGCAATGCTGGGACAAAAACGCCACCACCAGCCAGCTTGGTCACCTTGTGTCCATTCACTCCCAGGCGGAGATGGATTTCCTCATAGCTCTCTTTGAATCTGTACGAAACAAACGG GTCACTGGCAGGCAAATGGTTTGGATTGGATTGAATGATTTGGCGACAGAGGGTACTTTCGTCTGGAGTGATGGTTCGGACGTTGATTACACCCCGTGGCACACAGATCAACCAAACGACTATGGTAATGCGCAGGATTGCGTGGAATTCGGCGTGGAATATACATACAAGTGGAATGATTTGAGATGTGACCCTATTGATGTATGGATTGTAGATGATTATGTCTGCAAGATGGGATAA